A single window of Metallosphaera hakonensis JCM 8857 = DSM 7519 DNA harbors:
- a CDS encoding ParB N-terminal domain-containing protein, giving the protein MTAADITLDYVDPRDLKPHEDILRNKINDTIISIRETKSVIPIIVDEDSYLVIDGHHRREAIIMLGYRKIPAYMIRYLSPRVNVEIWYRRFSLTKAVRAFLQSVESDGGVCATIEKIRICSNSVFETYWKLEWIEQMLRKLGISIDRNPAEGLRPPSLDKEIILKIASKGKRLPPKSSRHLYDFIIQKERVRLQ; this is encoded by the coding sequence ATGACTGCTGCAGATATTACGCTGGACTACGTAGATCCTAGGGATCTAAAACCACACGAAGACATATTGAGAAACAAAATCAACGATACCATAATATCGATAAGGGAAACTAAATCAGTTATCCCGATTATTGTGGATGAGGATTCTTATTTAGTGATTGATGGACATCATAGAAGGGAAGCAATAATTATGCTAGGTTATAGAAAAATCCCAGCGTATATGATTCGTTATCTGAGTCCAAGAGTGAACGTGGAGATATGGTATAGGCGATTCTCTTTGACTAAGGCTGTAAGAGCTTTCTTACAGTCCGTGGAATCTGATGGTGGTGTATGTGCCACAATTGAGAAAATCAGAATATGTTCAAATTCTGTATTTGAAACATATTGGAAGCTTGAGTGGATAGAACAAATGCTTAGAAAGCTCGGAATATCTATTGATAGAAACCCTGCTGAAGGTCTTAGACCTCCTAGCCTTGACAAGGAGATCATACTCAAGATTGCAAGCAAGGGAAAAAGACTCCCACCCAAAAGCAGTAGACATCTATATGATTTTATTATCCAAAAGGAGAGAGTGAGATTGCAATGA
- a CDS encoding glycosyltransferase: MNLLAQAILAVLIFVIPSLLLIYQYILFRNGMKFDDSLEPLYDSNLPNLSILVPIKGEKQETLQSLLSNLSSIKWDKNRLEVIVISDDSEDYFNNLVHNLKIPEGLDVKIVRREKKIGYKSGALAYGYSLSKGDLILTLDVDAKLEENSLIKAFNHLRALGCDAVTLSWIGYSNNNHSTLAKGVMISTAIADRALLNGRDKVGLRIFPVGCGTMFKREAIENVGPWDPSMVQDDLEIGARLLRSGKRICSSTSPVYVEVPDNLVSFYVQQTRWAMGSIEVLTRRFKDIMSKSLTIKQKIDILIFLLQYVPIALTFLAALALAIFSFAGVIYGVPDYLRTPVIFLWMVSLSIYGYNFVKNALKQGFKLIEALRSLGKISSYTVAISPFILIGLISGLREHRKYVVTPKGVKVQTTIGYPIAAFGIVFLVSALIYLVHSAWITGLWLLYYSMGYIFTVATFKREV, from the coding sequence ATGAATTTACTGGCTCAGGCCATCCTAGCTGTACTAATATTTGTAATACCCAGCCTGCTTTTAATCTACCAATATATCCTTTTCAGAAACGGGATGAAATTTGATGACAGCTTAGAACCATTATATGACTCGAATCTTCCAAACTTATCTATTCTTGTTCCAATCAAAGGAGAAAAGCAAGAAACCCTGCAAAGCCTCCTTAGCAATTTATCTTCAATTAAATGGGATAAGAACAGATTGGAAGTAATAGTCATATCTGATGATTCGGAAGATTATTTCAATAATCTAGTGCACAATTTAAAAATACCTGAAGGACTCGACGTAAAAATTGTAAGAAGAGAGAAAAAAATAGGTTATAAGAGTGGTGCACTAGCTTACGGCTATTCTCTTTCTAAAGGCGATCTAATATTAACGTTAGACGTAGACGCAAAACTGGAGGAGAATTCATTGATAAAGGCATTTAATCATTTAAGAGCATTGGGTTGTGACGCCGTTACTTTAAGTTGGATAGGATACTCCAATAACAATCATTCCACTCTAGCCAAAGGTGTTATGATTTCTACTGCCATAGCTGACAGAGCGCTATTGAATGGGAGAGATAAAGTAGGCTTAAGGATTTTTCCAGTGGGATGTGGCACAATGTTTAAGAGAGAAGCAATAGAGAACGTGGGCCCGTGGGACCCATCCATGGTACAGGATGACCTTGAAATTGGAGCCAGATTGCTAAGGAGTGGAAAGAGAATTTGCTCTTCTACTTCCCCTGTTTACGTCGAAGTGCCGGATAACCTCGTTTCCTTCTACGTTCAGCAAACTCGATGGGCAATGGGTAGCATTGAGGTGCTGACAAGGCGATTTAAAGATATTATGAGCAAGAGTTTAACCATAAAGCAGAAAATTGATATATTAATTTTCCTTTTACAATATGTACCTATAGCTTTAACTTTCCTTGCTGCTCTCGCTCTTGCCATATTTTCATTCGCAGGTGTAATTTACGGGGTACCTGATTACTTAAGAACTCCTGTTATTTTCCTCTGGATGGTTTCACTTTCAATTTATGGATATAACTTCGTAAAGAACGCCTTAAAGCAAGGATTCAAGCTGATTGAGGCACTGAGATCACTTGGCAAGATCTCCTCTTACACAGTAGCTATCTCGCCGTTCATATTGATAGGACTGATCTCAGGTTTGAGAGAACATAGAAAGTACGTAGTTACTCCAAAGGGAGTCAAAGTACAAACTACAATAGGATATCCAATTGCTGCCTTTGGAATAGTTTTCCTGGTTTCTGCTTTGATATACCTAGTTCACTCAGCCTGGATTACAGGATTGTGGCTCCTTTACTATTCCATGGGATATATCTTCACTGTAGCTACCTTCAAAAGAGAGGTTTAG
- a CDS encoding endonuclease III domain-containing protein gives MSESGCDPGYIIKKLKQTYKVEPSEFLALEVWYKTRDPFKVLIATILTQNTTDKGAKRAYEELEREVGVTPDKLSSAEIDKIKNCIKSIGLYNNKAKIIKTVSTLIMEQYGGDLENLLDLDQIESRQRLVELPGIGKKTADVVMLTCKGYRVFPVDTHILRVSERLGIKGGYDKVSEFWKESLGSDLLEAHLILITHGRKTCKAINPKCNSCSINDCCRYYAGLRRS, from the coding sequence ATGAGTGAGTCAGGCTGCGACCCAGGATATATAATCAAAAAACTCAAACAAACCTACAAAGTGGAGCCTTCAGAGTTCTTAGCTTTAGAGGTCTGGTATAAAACTAGGGACCCATTCAAGGTGCTTATTGCTACTATACTGACCCAGAACACAACTGATAAGGGAGCGAAGAGGGCATATGAAGAACTTGAACGCGAAGTTGGAGTCACGCCTGATAAATTAAGTTCAGCAGAAATAGACAAAATCAAGAATTGCATAAAATCAATTGGACTTTACAACAACAAAGCAAAGATCATAAAAACGGTTTCAACGTTGATAATGGAACAATATGGTGGTGATCTAGAAAATTTACTTGATCTAGACCAGATAGAGTCTAGGCAGAGATTGGTTGAATTACCAGGAATAGGTAAGAAGACAGCTGACGTAGTAATGCTTACATGCAAGGGTTACAGAGTGTTTCCCGTTGATACTCATATCTTAAGAGTATCAGAAAGGCTGGGAATCAAAGGAGGATATGATAAAGTCAGTGAATTTTGGAAAGAGAGTCTTGGGTCTGACTTGCTCGAGGCTCATCTCATTCTTATTACTCATGGGAGGAAAACTTGTAAAGCAATAAACCCAAAATGTAATTCCTGTAGTATAAATGACTGCTGCAGATATTACGCTGGACTACGTAGATCCTAG
- a CDS encoding ATP-dependent helicase: protein MSQAVPLDDEQVFGLLRPYVAQWFKQKYGSFTPPQKASVPTIKAGENVLISSPTGSGKTMAAFIGILDSLLELAERNELEDKVYAVYISPLRALNNDMHKNLFIPLEELKARVKLSQEVRVGVRTSDTSPYEKQKMLKKPPHILITTPESFAISLVSPKFSQRLKDVKWIVVDEIHELAGSKRGAYLSSFLELFDSFLSNKPPVRIGLSATISPLEEVAKFLVGDRSCKIVDARFLKSMDLKVITPVRDLIHSSEEDVNRGIYRTIIEEIKKHRTTLVFTNTRSAAERVSYKIRKIVEDEKLFDADLIGAHHSSLSRDVRLEIENKLKSGELKVVVSSTSLELGIDIGYIDVVLLLSSPKSVSRLLQRIGRAGHHIRQVSKGRVIVVDRDDLLECSVLTKLAREKKIDNVHIPKKPLDVLVQVILASSLMTEPSIDELYSVIRRSYTFSELTRDEFDSVVNYLLGKYGLDSKNVYPKLRLGDKGLRPKRGARMIFYMNSGTIPEESLIPVFTEGKRYVGNLEEEFVEILSPGDIFILGGKTYEFITSKGNRVLVKSAEGQRPTVPSWFSEMLPLAIESAMEISSFRGKIATMIKEGMSGDDIVRYIEDTLDISKSAARSIYTYILEEYYFTDQKVPDDRNLLIEIFDDEENRRNFIFHALFGRRALDALSRAVAWKIGRDLNMDVRTSITDNGFVLTIGEKVDYDIEKALKEMEPSKLYEILSDVVLRTEMVKRRFRHTAERSLMLLKRYKGRETSVDRRQINSEVLMNVVRDMPGFPVLTETLREILEDYMDIRNAMIILDKIVNGHIKVQVIGPNNVPSPFAHHILAKEYSDVVLASDKREFLRKMHDKVLQFLKEKGINADLSYTNVSN from the coding sequence ATTTCTCAGGCTGTACCGTTGGATGACGAGCAAGTCTTTGGTCTTTTAAGACCTTACGTAGCTCAATGGTTTAAACAGAAATATGGAAGTTTTACTCCACCCCAAAAAGCCTCCGTTCCTACAATAAAAGCAGGAGAAAATGTGCTTATTTCTAGTCCAACGGGCAGTGGAAAGACAATGGCGGCCTTTATTGGGATTCTTGATTCATTATTGGAATTAGCTGAAAGAAACGAACTTGAGGATAAGGTTTACGCAGTATATATCTCTCCATTGAGAGCTTTAAACAACGATATGCATAAAAATCTATTTATTCCGTTGGAAGAACTAAAAGCTAGAGTAAAATTATCTCAGGAGGTTAGAGTAGGGGTTAGAACCAGTGATACTTCCCCTTATGAGAAGCAAAAAATGCTTAAAAAACCTCCTCATATACTAATCACCACTCCAGAGTCTTTTGCAATATCTCTAGTATCGCCTAAATTTAGCCAAAGACTTAAGGATGTAAAATGGATTGTAGTCGACGAAATACACGAGTTGGCCGGGAGCAAAAGAGGGGCGTATCTGTCAAGTTTCCTGGAGTTGTTTGACTCTTTTTTAAGTAATAAACCGCCAGTTAGGATTGGATTAAGTGCTACAATATCGCCTCTAGAGGAAGTCGCGAAGTTCCTTGTGGGGGATAGGAGCTGCAAGATTGTGGACGCTAGGTTCCTAAAGAGTATGGACCTTAAGGTAATTACACCAGTACGCGATTTGATTCATTCCTCAGAGGAGGATGTAAATAGAGGAATATACAGAACAATAATCGAAGAAATTAAGAAACATAGGACTACCTTAGTCTTTACAAATACAAGAAGTGCCGCTGAGAGAGTTTCATATAAAATTAGGAAAATTGTGGAAGATGAAAAATTATTCGATGCCGACTTAATAGGGGCACATCATAGTAGTTTAAGTAGAGATGTAAGGTTAGAAATTGAAAACAAGCTCAAAAGCGGGGAGCTCAAGGTAGTGGTCTCTTCCACGAGCCTAGAACTAGGGATAGATATAGGTTACATTGACGTTGTTCTTCTGCTTAGTAGCCCTAAAAGCGTGAGCAGACTTCTACAAAGGATAGGACGTGCAGGACATCATATTAGACAGGTCAGTAAAGGCAGAGTGATAGTTGTAGATAGGGATGATCTCCTGGAATGTTCCGTGCTTACTAAACTTGCCAGGGAAAAGAAAATAGATAACGTGCATATACCTAAGAAACCGCTGGACGTCTTAGTTCAGGTAATTTTGGCATCGTCTCTTATGACCGAGCCAAGTATTGATGAACTATATTCGGTAATAAGACGATCATATACCTTTTCGGAACTAACTAGAGACGAATTTGATTCGGTTGTAAACTACTTACTTGGTAAATACGGTCTAGATTCCAAGAACGTTTATCCAAAGCTTAGATTAGGTGATAAAGGACTAAGACCTAAACGCGGGGCCAGAATGATATTTTACATGAATAGTGGAACTATACCAGAGGAATCACTAATTCCAGTTTTTACTGAGGGAAAAAGGTATGTGGGAAATTTGGAGGAAGAATTTGTAGAGATATTATCCCCAGGAGATATATTTATACTTGGAGGAAAGACATACGAGTTTATCACGTCCAAGGGAAATCGTGTCTTGGTAAAATCTGCTGAAGGACAGAGACCTACTGTTCCCAGTTGGTTTTCCGAAATGTTACCATTAGCAATAGAGTCAGCAATGGAAATATCCTCCTTTAGAGGAAAGATAGCCACCATGATAAAGGAAGGAATGTCCGGGGATGATATCGTAAGATATATAGAGGATACATTGGACATATCTAAGTCTGCAGCCAGATCGATATACACTTATATCCTCGAAGAGTATTATTTTACAGACCAGAAAGTTCCAGATGATAGAAATTTACTTATCGAAATATTCGATGACGAAGAAAACAGAAGGAACTTCATATTCCACGCGCTTTTTGGCAGAAGGGCTTTAGACGCATTGTCAAGAGCAGTAGCTTGGAAAATTGGGAGGGATCTAAACATGGACGTGAGAACATCAATAACAGATAACGGATTCGTACTAACAATAGGAGAAAAGGTTGACTATGACATTGAGAAGGCTTTGAAAGAGATGGAGCCCAGTAAGTTGTATGAGATACTAAGCGACGTTGTTTTAAGAACAGAAATGGTGAAACGAAGATTCAGGCATACTGCGGAACGCTCATTAATGTTACTCAAGAGGTATAAGGGAAGAGAAACTAGCGTTGATAGAAGACAAATTAACTCAGAAGTATTGATGAACGTAGTAAGAGATATGCCTGGATTCCCTGTTTTAACGGAAACGTTGAGGGAAATCCTGGAGGATTACATGGACATTCGAAACGCTATGATTATACTAGACAAGATCGTGAATGGACATATCAAGGTACAGGTTATTGGGCCCAATAATGTTCCAAGTCCATTCGCTCATCATATACTTGCGAAAGAATACAGCGATGTTGTATTGGCCAGTGATAAAAGGGAGTTTCTAAGGAAGATGCATGACAAAGTCCTTCAATTCCTCAAGGAAAAGGGGATCAATGCTGATTTGAGTTACACCAACGTCAGTAACTAA